The following are from one region of the Salmo trutta chromosome 22, fSalTru1.1, whole genome shotgun sequence genome:
- the gtpbp6 gene encoding putative GTP-binding protein 6 isoform X2: MSTIKYCMLGNNIVTRLFPKRTYSWLKHQQLYSVENWLKLPTRYKCYKRSHHVNQSSHQHISQYGLQHHRATTVTWQTSIPLQHRGFSLSTYKQKIRDDNHTPGQESLGKEDEEEDYYIDDSEIDELFQHQMPMVGEGDHRIFIVHPDVKWGSRKQYLTTANLMMEEAVGLVNTLQNWSVIDKVILSTKTPEKKMIFGKGNFQTLTERIRGTPGITAVFVNVERLSPASEKEFEEAWRVKVFDRYSVVLHIFRCNARTKEAKLQVSLAEIPMLRSRLRNEVANLDQQGGGSRCIMGSGETLMEVQQRVLQERKLKICSALEHLRRKRHLLRSQRKHRDFPIVSVMGYTNCGKTTLIKALTGDAALQPRDQLFATLDVTVHAGTLPSHMTVLYVDTIGFLSQLPHQLIDSFSATLEDVIHSDLIVHVRDISHPETVNQKENVLNVLRNLQIPDRLLSSIVEVHNKIDLVDSYEPSEPNSLPISALRGQGLEELKIVVEEAIVKSTGKQVLTLPVDLSSSQLSWLYKEATVQEVDVNPDEGSAVVKVIISAAAYGRYRKMFELGLVS, from the exons ATGTCAACCATAAAGTATTGTATGTTAGGTAACAATATAGTTACACGTTTATTCCCAAAAAGGACCTATTCATGGTTGAAGCATCAGCAGCTGTACTCCGTAGAAAACTGGCTTAAGTTACCAACAAGGTATAAATGTTATAAGAGATCACATCATGTCAATCAATCATCACATCAACATATCTCACAATATGGGCTTCAACATCACAGAGCTACAACAGTGACATGGCAGACATCTATCCCTTTACAACACAGAGGCTTTTCACTGTCAACATACAAGCAGAAAATTAGGGATGACAATCATACCCCAGGACAGGAAAGCCTGGgcaaggaggatgaggaggaggattattATATAGATGACAGTGAGATAGATGAGCTGTTTCAGCACCAGATGCCTATGGTCGGAGAGGGAGACCACCGCATCTTCATCGTCCATCCTGATGTGAAATGGGGAAGCAGGAAGCAGTACCTGACCACAG CTAATCTGATGATGGAGGAGGCAGTGGGTTTGGTCAACACTCTACAGAACTGGAGTGTCATCGATAAGGTCATCCTCTCCACCAAGACACCAGAGAAGAAGATGATTTTTGGCAAAGGCAACTTCCAGACGCTCACAG AGAGAATCAGAGGAACTCCGGGAATAACTGCTGTGTTTGTCAACGTGGAGCGTCTGTCCCCTGCCTCAGAG AAAGAGTTTGAGGAGGCATGGCGGGTGAAGGTGTTTGATAGATACTCTGTGGTTCTCCATATCTTTCGCTGTAATGCCAGAACCAAGGAGGCCAAACTACAGGTCTCCCTGGCTGAGATTCCAATGCTCAG ATCCCGTTTGAGAAACGAAGTGGCCAACTTGGACCAGCAGGGTGGAGGCTCCAGGTGCATTATGGGTTCAG gTGAGACGCTGATGGAGGTACAGCAGAGAGTGTTGCAGGAGAGAAAGCTGAAGATCTGTTCTGCTCTGGAACATCTGAGGAGGAAGAGACACCTACTCCGCTCCCAACGCAAACACAGAGACTTCCCCATCGTCTCTGTTATGGGCTATACCAACTGTG GTAAGACGACTCTGATCAAGGCATTGACTGGCGACGCCGCCCTGCAGCCTAGAGATCAGCTGTTCGCCACGCTGGACGTCACGGTGCACGCCGGCACGCTGCCTAGTCACATGACTGTGCTTTATGTGGATACCATCGGCTTCCTGTCTCAGCTTCCCCACCAGCTCATAGACTCCTTCTCCGCTACGCTGGAGGACGTCATTCACTCT GACCTGATTGTCCATGTGAGAGACATCAGCCACCCAGAGACTGTGAACCAGAAGGAGAATGTGTTGAATGTCCTGAGGAACCTTCAGATCCCAGACAGACTGCTGAGCTCCATCGTAGAAGTCCATAATAAGATAGATCTGGTGGACAG CTATGAGCCCTCTGAGCCCAACAGCCTGCCTATCTCTGCTCTGAGAGGACAGGGTCTGGAGGAGCTGAAGATAGTGGTAGAAGAAGCTATAGTGAAATCTACAGGGAAACAGGTCCTGACTCTCCCTGTCGACCTCAGCAGCTCCCAGTTAAG CTGGCTGTACAAGGAGGCAACGGTTCAGGAAGTGGACGTTAACCCTGATGAAGGTTCCGCTGTCGTCAAGGTGATCATCAGTGCCGCTGCGTACGGCCGCTACAGGAAGATGTTCGAACTTGGGTT
- the gtpbp6 gene encoding putative GTP-binding protein 6 isoform X3, whose product MSTIKYCMLGNNIVTRLFPKRTYSWLKHQQLYSVENWLKLPTRGFSLSTYKQKIRDDNHTPGQESLGKEDEEEDYYIDDSEIDELFQHQMPMVGEGDHRIFIVHPDVKWGSRKQYLTTANLMMEEAVGLVNTLQNWSVIDKVILSTKTPEKKMIFGKGNFQTLTERIRGTPGITAVFVNVERLSPASEKEFEEAWRVKVFDRYSVVLHIFRCNARTKEAKLQVSLAEIPMLRSRLRNEVANLDQQGGGSRCIMGSGETLMEVQQRVLQERKLKICSALEHLRRKRHLLRSQRKHRDFPIVSVMGYTNCGKTTLIKALTGDAALQPRDQLFATLDVTVHAGTLPSHMTVLYVDTIGFLSQLPHQLIDSFSATLEDVIHSDLIVHVRDISHPETVNQKENVLNVLRNLQIPDRLLSSIVEVHNKIDLVDSYEPSEPNSLPISALRGQGLEELKIVVEEAIVKSTGKQVLTLPVDLSSSQLSWLYKEATVQEVDVNPDEGSAVVKVIISAAAYGRYRKMFELGKGLLREYGAFGSGRVRPN is encoded by the exons ATGTCAACCATAAAGTATTGTATGTTAGGTAACAATATAGTTACACGTTTATTCCCAAAAAGGACCTATTCATGGTTGAAGCATCAGCAGCTGTACTCCGTAGAAAACTGGCTTAAGTTACCAACAAG AGGCTTTTCACTGTCAACATACAAGCAGAAAATTAGGGATGACAATCATACCCCAGGACAGGAAAGCCTGGgcaaggaggatgaggaggaggattattATATAGATGACAGTGAGATAGATGAGCTGTTTCAGCACCAGATGCCTATGGTCGGAGAGGGAGACCACCGCATCTTCATCGTCCATCCTGATGTGAAATGGGGAAGCAGGAAGCAGTACCTGACCACAG CTAATCTGATGATGGAGGAGGCAGTGGGTTTGGTCAACACTCTACAGAACTGGAGTGTCATCGATAAGGTCATCCTCTCCACCAAGACACCAGAGAAGAAGATGATTTTTGGCAAAGGCAACTTCCAGACGCTCACAG AGAGAATCAGAGGAACTCCGGGAATAACTGCTGTGTTTGTCAACGTGGAGCGTCTGTCCCCTGCCTCAGAG AAAGAGTTTGAGGAGGCATGGCGGGTGAAGGTGTTTGATAGATACTCTGTGGTTCTCCATATCTTTCGCTGTAATGCCAGAACCAAGGAGGCCAAACTACAGGTCTCCCTGGCTGAGATTCCAATGCTCAG ATCCCGTTTGAGAAACGAAGTGGCCAACTTGGACCAGCAGGGTGGAGGCTCCAGGTGCATTATGGGTTCAG gTGAGACGCTGATGGAGGTACAGCAGAGAGTGTTGCAGGAGAGAAAGCTGAAGATCTGTTCTGCTCTGGAACATCTGAGGAGGAAGAGACACCTACTCCGCTCCCAACGCAAACACAGAGACTTCCCCATCGTCTCTGTTATGGGCTATACCAACTGTG GTAAGACGACTCTGATCAAGGCATTGACTGGCGACGCCGCCCTGCAGCCTAGAGATCAGCTGTTCGCCACGCTGGACGTCACGGTGCACGCCGGCACGCTGCCTAGTCACATGACTGTGCTTTATGTGGATACCATCGGCTTCCTGTCTCAGCTTCCCCACCAGCTCATAGACTCCTTCTCCGCTACGCTGGAGGACGTCATTCACTCT GACCTGATTGTCCATGTGAGAGACATCAGCCACCCAGAGACTGTGAACCAGAAGGAGAATGTGTTGAATGTCCTGAGGAACCTTCAGATCCCAGACAGACTGCTGAGCTCCATCGTAGAAGTCCATAATAAGATAGATCTGGTGGACAG CTATGAGCCCTCTGAGCCCAACAGCCTGCCTATCTCTGCTCTGAGAGGACAGGGTCTGGAGGAGCTGAAGATAGTGGTAGAAGAAGCTATAGTGAAATCTACAGGGAAACAGGTCCTGACTCTCCCTGTCGACCTCAGCAGCTCCCAGTTAAG CTGGCTGTACAAGGAGGCAACGGTTCAGGAAGTGGACGTTAACCCTGATGAAGGTTCCGCTGTCGTCAAGGTGATCATCAGTGCCGCTGCGTACGGCCGCTACAGGAAGATGTTCGAACTTGG
- the gtpbp6 gene encoding putative GTP-binding protein 6 isoform X1 translates to MSTIKYCMLGNNIVTRLFPKRTYSWLKHQQLYSVENWLKLPTRYKCYKRSHHVNQSSHQHISQYGLQHHRATTVTWQTSIPLQHRGFSLSTYKQKIRDDNHTPGQESLGKEDEEEDYYIDDSEIDELFQHQMPMVGEGDHRIFIVHPDVKWGSRKQYLTTANLMMEEAVGLVNTLQNWSVIDKVILSTKTPEKKMIFGKGNFQTLTERIRGTPGITAVFVNVERLSPASEKEFEEAWRVKVFDRYSVVLHIFRCNARTKEAKLQVSLAEIPMLRSRLRNEVANLDQQGGGSRCIMGSGETLMEVQQRVLQERKLKICSALEHLRRKRHLLRSQRKHRDFPIVSVMGYTNCGKTTLIKALTGDAALQPRDQLFATLDVTVHAGTLPSHMTVLYVDTIGFLSQLPHQLIDSFSATLEDVIHSDLIVHVRDISHPETVNQKENVLNVLRNLQIPDRLLSSIVEVHNKIDLVDSYEPSEPNSLPISALRGQGLEELKIVVEEAIVKSTGKQVLTLPVDLSSSQLSWLYKEATVQEVDVNPDEGSAVVKVIISAAAYGRYRKMFELGKGLLREYGAFGSGRVRPN, encoded by the exons ATGTCAACCATAAAGTATTGTATGTTAGGTAACAATATAGTTACACGTTTATTCCCAAAAAGGACCTATTCATGGTTGAAGCATCAGCAGCTGTACTCCGTAGAAAACTGGCTTAAGTTACCAACAAGGTATAAATGTTATAAGAGATCACATCATGTCAATCAATCATCACATCAACATATCTCACAATATGGGCTTCAACATCACAGAGCTACAACAGTGACATGGCAGACATCTATCCCTTTACAACACAGAGGCTTTTCACTGTCAACATACAAGCAGAAAATTAGGGATGACAATCATACCCCAGGACAGGAAAGCCTGGgcaaggaggatgaggaggaggattattATATAGATGACAGTGAGATAGATGAGCTGTTTCAGCACCAGATGCCTATGGTCGGAGAGGGAGACCACCGCATCTTCATCGTCCATCCTGATGTGAAATGGGGAAGCAGGAAGCAGTACCTGACCACAG CTAATCTGATGATGGAGGAGGCAGTGGGTTTGGTCAACACTCTACAGAACTGGAGTGTCATCGATAAGGTCATCCTCTCCACCAAGACACCAGAGAAGAAGATGATTTTTGGCAAAGGCAACTTCCAGACGCTCACAG AGAGAATCAGAGGAACTCCGGGAATAACTGCTGTGTTTGTCAACGTGGAGCGTCTGTCCCCTGCCTCAGAG AAAGAGTTTGAGGAGGCATGGCGGGTGAAGGTGTTTGATAGATACTCTGTGGTTCTCCATATCTTTCGCTGTAATGCCAGAACCAAGGAGGCCAAACTACAGGTCTCCCTGGCTGAGATTCCAATGCTCAG ATCCCGTTTGAGAAACGAAGTGGCCAACTTGGACCAGCAGGGTGGAGGCTCCAGGTGCATTATGGGTTCAG gTGAGACGCTGATGGAGGTACAGCAGAGAGTGTTGCAGGAGAGAAAGCTGAAGATCTGTTCTGCTCTGGAACATCTGAGGAGGAAGAGACACCTACTCCGCTCCCAACGCAAACACAGAGACTTCCCCATCGTCTCTGTTATGGGCTATACCAACTGTG GTAAGACGACTCTGATCAAGGCATTGACTGGCGACGCCGCCCTGCAGCCTAGAGATCAGCTGTTCGCCACGCTGGACGTCACGGTGCACGCCGGCACGCTGCCTAGTCACATGACTGTGCTTTATGTGGATACCATCGGCTTCCTGTCTCAGCTTCCCCACCAGCTCATAGACTCCTTCTCCGCTACGCTGGAGGACGTCATTCACTCT GACCTGATTGTCCATGTGAGAGACATCAGCCACCCAGAGACTGTGAACCAGAAGGAGAATGTGTTGAATGTCCTGAGGAACCTTCAGATCCCAGACAGACTGCTGAGCTCCATCGTAGAAGTCCATAATAAGATAGATCTGGTGGACAG CTATGAGCCCTCTGAGCCCAACAGCCTGCCTATCTCTGCTCTGAGAGGACAGGGTCTGGAGGAGCTGAAGATAGTGGTAGAAGAAGCTATAGTGAAATCTACAGGGAAACAGGTCCTGACTCTCCCTGTCGACCTCAGCAGCTCCCAGTTAAG CTGGCTGTACAAGGAGGCAACGGTTCAGGAAGTGGACGTTAACCCTGATGAAGGTTCCGCTGTCGTCAAGGTGATCATCAGTGCCGCTGCGTACGGCCGCTACAGGAAGATGTTCGAACTTGG